A region of Rattus rattus isolate New Zealand chromosome 7, Rrattus_CSIRO_v1, whole genome shotgun sequence DNA encodes the following proteins:
- the Agr3 gene encoding anterior gradient protein 3 isoform X2: MLHSALALCLLLITVSSNLAIAIKKEKRPPQTLSRGWGDDITWVQTYEEGLFHAHKSNKPLMVIHHLEDCQYCQALKKEFAKNEEIQEMAQNDFIMLNLMHETTDKNLSPDGQYVPRIMFVDPSLTVRADITGRYSNRLYTYEPQDLPMLIDNMKKALRRIQSEL, from the exons ATGCTACACTCGGCTCTGGCCCTCTGCCTTTTGCTGATCACAGTTTCTTCCAACCTTGCCATTGCTatcaagaaggaaaagagacctcCTCAGACTCTCTCAAGAG GGTGGGGAGATGACATCACCTGGGTGCAAACTTATGAAGAAGGTCTCTTTCATGCTCACAAAAG TAACAAGCCGCTGATGGTTATTCACCACCTGGAGGACTGTCAGTATTGTCAAG CACTAAAAAAGGAATTTGCCAAAAACgaagaaatacaagaaatggCCCAAAATGACTTCATCATGCTGAATCTCATG CATGAGACCACGGACAAGAACTTGTCCCCTGATGGGCAGTACGTGCCAAGGATCATGTTTGTTG ACCCTTCTTTGACTGTCAGGGCTGATATAACTGGAAGATACTCTAACAGACTATACACATATGAACCCCAGGACTTACCCATGC TGATAGACAACATGAAGAAAGCACTAAGACGTATCCAATCAGAGCTGTAA
- the Agr3 gene encoding anterior gradient protein 3 isoform X1, whose product MLHSALALCLLLITVSSNLAIAIKKEKRPPQTLSRGWGDDITWVQTYEEGLFHAHKSNKPLMVIHHLEDCQYCQALKKEFAKNEEIQEMAQNDFIMLNLMHETTDKNLSPDGQYVPRIMFVDPSLTVRADITGRYSNRLYTYEPQDLPMHHDPNPGMVLSTSVRAIKMISHRHAYRQRGSR is encoded by the exons ATGCTACACTCGGCTCTGGCCCTCTGCCTTTTGCTGATCACAGTTTCTTCCAACCTTGCCATTGCTatcaagaaggaaaagagacctcCTCAGACTCTCTCAAGAG GGTGGGGAGATGACATCACCTGGGTGCAAACTTATGAAGAAGGTCTCTTTCATGCTCACAAAAG TAACAAGCCGCTGATGGTTATTCACCACCTGGAGGACTGTCAGTATTGTCAAG CACTAAAAAAGGAATTTGCCAAAAACgaagaaatacaagaaatggCCCAAAATGACTTCATCATGCTGAATCTCATG CATGAGACCACGGACAAGAACTTGTCCCCTGATGGGCAGTACGTGCCAAGGATCATGTTTGTTG ACCCTTCTTTGACTGTCAGGGCTGATATAACTGGAAGATACTCTAACAGACTATACACATATGAACCCCAGGACTTACCCATGC ACCATGACCCAAACCCAGGAATGGTGCTGTCTACCTCAGTGAGGGCAATCAAGATgatctcccacagacatgcctataGGCAAAGAGGATCAAGATAA